The Alteribacter populi genomic sequence CTAATTTCCGGTAATTGGCCGACAGTCCACCACTGGATTTGGATTACACTCGCCATGGTCGGGGCAAGAAGTGCGGCGATGAGTTTAAATCGTGTCATTGACGCCAATATTGATAAGAAGAATCCTAGAACAGCAGCCCGCGCCATTCCTGCCGGTCTATTGTCCAGGCTCGAGACAGGACTATTTATCTTTGTTTCATTTTTATTACTATTTTTTGCGGCGTACCAATTAAATATGCTCGCTGTTTATCTATTACCAATTGCTGTATTTTTTTTAGTCATCTATTCTTATACGAAAAGATTTACATACTTATGTCATATCGTACTAGGAATCACGATTGGAATAGCCCCACTAGGAGGCTGGGTTGGAGCTACGGGAACATTAACATGGGAGGCGATGCTCCTATTTGTCGGAGTCGCTTTTTGGACTGCTGGATTCGATGTTATCTATGCGACACAAGATGCCGAATATGATCGTGACGTGGGTCTTCATTCAATTCCTAGCAGGTTTGGTATTTCTAATGCCTTATGGATAGCAAAAGTCTTTCATCTCGTTAGTTTTGTAGCGATGCTTGCATTATTTTTTGCGACACCATTGGGTTTGATTTTTCTACTAGGTGTTTTGATTGCAGGCGGGATTATGATGTACGAACATTCCCTTGTATCACCTAGTGATTTATCTAAAGTGAACGTGGCTTTTTTTACAATGAACGGGATCATTAGTATCGTCATGTTGATTTTTACGATTGGAGATTTACTTCTATGACTCAAGGAAAACGAGTTTTCACAGTTGGAATAACCGGAGCCAGCGGTGCTGTTTATGGAGTTCGTCTTGTAAACGCATTACTTAAAGCAGATCACCAGGTTCATTTAATTGTAACTGAAGCAGGGTGGCAGGTGTTTTACCATGAATTGAATGAAGACACAACTGATCGAGCTTCTTGTCTTGAACGATTGTTTTTAAATGAAAAGGATTTGCAAATTCATACTTTGCAGGATTTTTCGGCTCCGATTGCCAGTGGTTCTTATAAAAATGACGGCATGATCATTATCCCGTGTTCGATGGGAACAATGGCAAAAATCGCGCAAGGAATTTCAAGTAATTTACTAGAGCGTACAGCAGATGTCATGTTAAAGGAAAAAAGACCTCTCGTCATTGTACCACGTGAAACTCCGCTTCATTCTATTCACTTAGGAAATATGAAAATCATTGGTGACATGGGTGGATTAATTGTACCGGCAATGCCGGGGTTTTATCATCAACCGCAAACATTGGATGATGTCATTAATTTTGTTGTTGGAAAAGTTTTAGATCAATTGGATGTCAGTCATGATTTGTTTACTAGGTGGGGGGAATAGTTATGTCACTTGTGATAGGTGAAATCTCATATACAAACATTCTACCTATATTTTATTATCTAAATCGACCACACCTCCTTAAGAGGGGATGTTCTTTTGTTCCCCAAGTACCATCTGAGCTAAACCGTTCTATGAGTGAAGGTTCAGTTGATATTGGCGGAATTTCATCCTTTGCTTATGCAGAAAACCAAGAGACTTTTCAGTTATTGCCGCAATTATCGGTCTCCTCAGCTCGGAATGTGGGCTCTATCTTTTTGTTTTCGAAGGTGCCGCTTTCTCAGCTTGAAGGAAAAACGGTCGCTTTGACGTCAAGTTCAGCAACGTCTGTTCATTTATTAAAAATTATTTTAGGTAAGTTTTGCGAATTAGGTGTTGACTATGTGACGATGGAGCCGGATTTTGAACGGATGATGGAATATGACGCGTGCCTGTTGATTGGTGACGATGCGATCCAAACTTATTGGTCTAATCCTGAAGGAATCTATCGGTATGACTTAGGGGAATTATGGAACGAGAGAACGGGTTACCCGATGACTTACGCTGTAGTTGCAGCAAGAACGGGTGCGATTCAAAGACATTCATGGCTAATGAAGGACCTCTATGATGAAATGATTTCGAGTAAAAAAAGAGCGCAGAGAAATCATTTTCGTGATATGATAACCTCTATTCAGTATGAAATGGGTGGCGACCGGCATTTTTGGGAACATTATTTTGCAGGTTTAAATCATGATTTTACAGAGAAGCAACGAGAAGGCCTACTTTATTATTATCAATTGGCTTATGATATGGGGTTCATTGTACATCCTGTTCGTCAATTATCATTGTGGCAAGAAGCAGAAAATTGGCAATCTGTTTAGGATAAGGTGGAAGTTATCTTATGAAACTTATGGAAATCTATTGGTTTTTACGAAAAGATATTGCGACAATTGAGAAAGAACTAGAGCAAAACATCGGTGCTCATCATCCTGTTTTAAAAGAAGCTTCCTCCCATCTGTTAAAAGCAGGAGGAAAGCGGATTCGACCTGCTTTCGTTCTTCTTTCAGGACAGTTTGGCACCTATGACGTCAATGAAATTAAAAATGTGGCTGTTCCTTTAGAGCTTATTCATATGGCGTCTCTCGTTCATGATGATGTGATTGATGATGCTGAATTAAGGCGTGGGAAAAAGACGATTAAGGCTAAATGGGATAACCGTGTAGCAATGTATACTGGCGACTTCATGTTTGCACGCGCAGTAGAAATGGCAACATATTGTAAGCAGCAAAAAGTTCATGAAATTATTTCAAATGCTATGGTTGAAATGTGCGTCGGAGAAGTGGAACAAATTTCAGATCAGTACAATTGGAATCAGCACCTGAAAGATTACTTAAGACGGATCAAAAGAAAAACAGCACTTCTCATCGCTGTAAGTTGTCAGCTTGGCGCTGTTGCTAGCGGGACAGATTATGTTACAAGAAGGCAATTAACACTTTTCGGATATAATGTGGGCATGGCATTTCAAATTACCGATGATATTTTAGATTTTGTTGGAACGGAAAAAGAGCTAGGTAAACCTGCTGGCAGTGATTTGAAGCAAGGAAATGTAACATTACCAGCCCTTTATGCTATGGATAAAAATCCAGAATTAAAAGAAAAAATTGTCGCTTGTGTAAAAGAGGGTGACCTTGGTGAATCAGAGATAAAAAATGTCATTACTATGATCAAAGAAACAGGCGCAGTGATTTTTTCGAAACAAATCGCTGACCGGTATCTGCTTAAAGCAAAAGAGGCACTGCACCCGCTGCCGGATATACAGGCTAAAAAAGCCCTTTATGAAATTGCTGAATATATCGGAAAAAGAAAGTTTTAACGACGAAACTGTAATGGTTTCGTCGTTTTTAAGTTTGGAATATGGTTAAATAACTATATTTAGCCGTAAAATTAGAATAAAGCGGTAAAACTTTATTTATCTTTTGGAAGCGATTACAGAATTTTATTGAGATTCGTACGAAAATTTGCTATACTCAAAAAGGTTTATAATATAAATATATACATAACGGTGGAGGTATGAACATGGAACGCACTTTTTTAATGGTAAAGCCAGATGGAGTACAACGGAATTTAATCGGTGAAATTGTCTCCCGCTTTGAAAAGAAAGGATTTACTTTAGCTGGAGCAAAAATGTTAGCGATTTCAAAAAACCTAGCTGAAACTCATTATGGTGAACATAAAGAACGTCCATTTTTTGGGGAATTAGTAGACTTTATCACCTCTGGACCTGTATTCGCAATGGTCTGGGAAGGTGACAATGTGATAGATGAAGCCCGAAAAATGATGGGGAAAACAAATCCTCAGGAAGCATTACCAGGAACGCTTCGTGGTGATTATGGTGTTCAAGTATCTATGAATGTCATCCACGGGTCTGACTCTGAAGAAAGTGCGAAGCGAGAAATTGAACTGTTCTTCCAAAAGGATGAACTTGTTAGTTACGAAAAAACGATTAACAAATGGGTTTAACTAGAAGAAGGCAGAGCATTTCTCTCTAGCGAATAGAAAACTTGGCTTCGTTTAATAACGGCTGATGAACGCCATTTCGCAGACGTTTGAGCTTGTATCCATTGAAATGAAAGGCGGGGAAACCTGCCTTTTTTGTGTTTAAAAAGGATGTTCATGAAAATAACACTCTTCCTTCATAGCTACTTTCAACAGAAATGATATAGGAGGACAATTAGGTAGGTAATGTTTTATAATGAATAAAAATACTGTAGTTATTATCTATAAATAGTAGGGGAAGTGCAGCAATGAACGTAGATTATCTTGATTTCAAAAAGCAGATTAAGCAAAAAGCCGGTATTGATCTAAGTCTTTACAAAGAAGCACAGATGAAACGACGATTGACTTCATTACGGGAAAAGCGCGGATATGACACTTTTTCAGATTACGGGATGGCGATGAATAAAGAACCGGACCTATTTGAAGAGTTTTTAGATCGGATGACGATCAATGTATCGGAATTTTATAGAAATCCCGAACGGTGGAACATCTTAAAATCAAAAATTCTCCCGCGCCTCCTGACGTCTCGTCGTTCCTTGAAAATATGGAGTGCGGCTTGTTCAACAGGAGAAGAGCCATACACCTTGGCGATGTTATTAAACGAAATCAAGTCGGACGAAAGGGTTAAAATAGAAGCTACAGATTTAGATGAAACGATTTTAAAGCGTGCTAGAGCAGGGTTCTATCCTGAACGATCACTAAAAGATATGCCTCGGGAATGGAAATCCCAATACTTTAGTCGCGAAATTCTTGGCTATCGGATTGATGATACAATAAAGAGAACGGTCAGCTTTCGTAAACATGATTTACTTAATGAACCTTTCAATTCAGGATACGATTTGATTATGTGTCGTAATGTGTTAATTTATTTTACAGAAGAAGCAAAACGAAACTTGTATACTAAATTTGCTAACGCTCTTAATCCTGGAGGCGTTTTATTTGTAGGAAGTACAGAACAAATTTTTAACCCAAAAGCGCACGGCTTTGAAACGGAAGATACCTTTTTCTACCGAAAAATTAAATCGTGATATTGAACTCGCTTCCTAATAGTTAGCATGAGAGAAATCTAAAAATAGAAAACCAACTATTTTCTCACAAGAAAGTTTTTTTAATTCTTGAAATTTTGAAGTGAATCAGCCACAATGGAGTATAAGAAAAAAGCAGTTTAATACATAAAAGCATTAAAGAAAACTGAAGGAGTGACACAGTATGAGGTTTTTAACAGCAGGGGAATCTCATGGCCCCCAATTGACTGCCATTATAGAAGGCGTGCCTAGTCAACTTTCACTAACAGAGGAAGATATTAATTACCACCTTCAAAGACGTCAAAAAGGCCATGGGCGTGGACGAAGAATGCAAATTGAAAAAGACCATGTACAGATTAAAAGCGGGGTAAGACATGGGAAAACAACTGGGGCACCGATTACCCTCGTCGTTGAGAACAATGACTGGAAACATTGGAATAAAATTATGGGTGCTGAGCCGATCTCAAGTGAAGAAGAAAAAGAGATGAAGCGAACAATTTCCCGGCCTCGACCAGGACATGCAGATTTAAATGGTGCAATAAAGTATGAACACCGCGATATGAGAAATGTTTTGGAACGTTCTTCAGCAAGAGAGACAACGGTTCGTGTTGCTGTTGGTGCCGTAGCTCAAAAGCTATTAAAAGAATTTGGTATTGAAATTGCTGGTCACGTGTTAGAAATCGGTGGAATCGTAAGTGAGATAGCCCCCGAAGTGAGTAGCGTTGCTGAGATTCTTGAAAGAACAGAGGGCTCTCCAGTTCGGTGTCTTGATGAGTCGGCTGAAAAGCAAATGATGGCAGCGATTGATGATGCTAAGAATAATGGCGATTCAATCGGCGGGGTTGTTGAAGTTGTAGCGACGGGTCTTCCAGTAGGCTTAGGAAGTCATGTTCATTATGATAAAAAGCTTGATGCAAAAGTTGCACAAAGTGTAATGAGTATTAATGCTTTTAAAGGTGTTGAGTTTGGAATTGGGTTTGAAGCTGCCAGGAAACAAGGAAGCCAGGTTCATGATGAAATTCTTTACGATGAAACGAGAGGGTATTACCGGAAAACGAACCGTTTAGGTGGTTTTGAGGGAGGAATGACAACGGGGATGCCAGTTGTAGTAAAAGGCGTTATGAAACCAATTCCGACACTTTATAAGCCACTAAAGAGTGTCGATATCGAAACAAAGGAAGCCTTTGAAGCGAGTATCGAACGCTCCGATAGTTGTGCGGTTCCAGCAGCGGCGATTGTGTGTGAACATGCAGTAAGCTGGGAATTAGCAAATGGCTTTTTGGAAAAATTCGGCTCAGATTCACTGGAGGACGTAAAGCGTGCATATCATGAATATTGCGAACGAGCGAGGGCTTTTTAATGGAGAGCCCCATTTTAGTACAATCGTCCAGTCATTCGTATCCGGTTTACATTGAAGCTGGATTAAGGCACAGTTTGTATGACCTGCTATGCCGGAGGGCATCTAACCTTCATTCGCAATATTTGGTGATCACAGATGGTCGCGTCAAGGAGTATTACCTTGAAGATATTTTGGCATCCTTTCCAGAAGAATGTCCTGTTCATACGTATGCGGTTCCTTCAGGTGAATCATCAAAAAGTTTATCTCAATATGAAGACCTATTAACGTATGCTCTTGAAAAGGAGCTTGATCGCGATTCTTTGATCATTGCATTGGGTGGTGGAGTGGTCGGTGATTTAGCTGGCTTTTTGGCTGCTACATACATGCGTGGAATTGATTTTGTACAAGTGCCGACGACGCTTTTAGCTCATGACAGTAGTGTTGGTGGGAAAGTAGGGATTAACCATGCACTTGGTAAAAATATGATTGGAGCGTTCCATGCACCACGAGGAGTGTACTTTGACCCGGAAGTATTTACGACTTTACCGATCAAAGAGTGGCGGTCTGGGTTAGCTGAAGTGATCAAACATGGACTAATAAATGACTATTCTTTCTATGAATGGACGATAAACAATATCGTCCCTGAATCGATTCCTGATGTGGAAACGATCGTAACTTTGCTCAAACATTCAATTAATATAAAAAAAACAATTGTCGAGAACGATGAAAAAGAACGAGGTATACGCGCCTTTTTAAATTTTGGTCATACATTAGGTCATGCAATTGAAGCAGAAGCAGGTTATGGAAAGTGGACTCACGGAGAAGCTGTTGTGATTGGGATGGTTTTTGCATTGAAATTGAGTGAACAGCATTTTCAAACTGATCTGAAGAGTGAGGCTGTGAAAAAAAAGCTCGAAAAATTTGGGTATCAAACACATATTCCCGGAAACTTATCACTCAATTCTTTAATTAATCGAATGAAATCAGATAAAAAAGGAAAATCAGGTCAAATACGATTTGTGTTATTAACGTCATTCGGATCCCCGGCTTTAGTTTCGGTAAGTGTGGAACAGTTGTGTAAGCAGTTTGCAATGGAGGTAGATGCGGATGATTCGAGGAATTAGAGGCGCAACAACGGTGACTGAAAATGAGGGAAAAGAAATGTTGAAGGCAACAAAGGTGTTAGTAGAGACGATCGTTAAAAATAATCACGTTTCGCCTGAACAAATCAGTTACATTTGGATGACAGCAAGCCCTGACTTGGATGCGACCTTTCCAGCAGGAGCCCTTAGAATGATCGATGGATTTAATCGCGTACCGGTAATGTGCGCGCAAGAGATTCCTGTAGACGGATCTCTTAATAAATGTATTCGTGTTATGGTAATAGTGGAAACTGAGCGTTCACAAAAAGAAATAACGCACGTATATTTAAACGAAGCGAGAATACTGCGCCCTGATTTGGTTGAAGAAAGATTTTGATTGACATTAGGATCACACCCGGTTAGGATTGTGTATAAGTTAGAAGTTACAGTAGCAATCAACAGTTTAGTTTAGTTAAAAGCGTTACAGAGACGAGAGTAGTATAGTAGAGAAGAGTTGGAGCAGAGGATAGCAAGAATAGGGTAGCGTACTGTCTTATATTGACAGGTTTATTTATCATACTATTAAAACCTATGACCCTAAACACCTGCTCAAGATTTTTTGACAGGTGTTTTTTTAGTACTATCAGATCGTATTTAAAAAGTGAGATGAAAAGATCGATAGTCCAAGTTTAACCAGGGCTTAGTAGTTAGCCAGGTTTATGACAACCCACTCTATCCCCCTTTGCTTCAGTCATTTCTTCCACCAACAAAATCGAGGTGTAGACAATGATTGAAACGAGCAAATCTTCATTTTTACAGCAAGCAAACACGTATGGAACAGTTCCTATTTCCGCACGTGTAGTAGCTGACACATTAACTCCAATACAATTATTCGAAACTTTTAATGAACGAGCGGCCTTTCTGCTAGAAAGTCGTGACCCGCTATCTTTATGGTCCAAATATTCTTTTATCGGGCTTGATCCTTTCTTATATTTGGAAGAAAGTGACGGAAGCTTTTTAATAAAAAATCATGAAGGCGATACGCAACATTCCTATCAAACCTTTATTGAAGCGTGGAATACGACTCTTGCTCGGCTAAATGTGTCTCCTCATTTACCTGACATCCCGTTTCCAGGAGGAGCGGTCGGTTCATTTTCATTTGAAGCGATGTGTCTTCAGGAAGAGAAAATCCAACGGGGAGATCAGCCTGCTGCTTCGTTTGTATTTTGTCAAACGATCATGGCTTTCCACCATGAACGAGAAGAACTGCAAATCATCCACTTTAAACCGTTGAAGGAAGGCAAGACGCGTTTGCAATCGTATAAAGAAAGTATTGCTGATGTCAAATCTATGATAGGTCAACTCTCAAAAGGAGATACGCCAATCAGCAGGCGGTTGTTTAAAACTGAAAAAATAAATGAAGAACGTATATTAGGTCAGGTAAAAAGTAATGTAGCAAAAGCTGACTTTATGCGCAGTGTAGATAAGGTCAAAAATTATATAGAAGCAGGAGATGTTTTTCAAGTAGTCCTTTCACAAAGGTTCGAAATGGAAACAACAATAGAGGGATTAGAGTTATATCGAGTATTGCGTAAACTGAATCCTTCTCCGTACATGTTTTATATTCGTACGCTTCGTGAAGAGTTAGTTGGTAGTTCTCCTGAAAGACTCGTGAAAGTAGAGAAGGATAGAACGATTGATATCCATCCGATTGCAGGTACCCGCAAACGGGGGGGGAATGAGGCTGAAGACGAACACCTTGCTAAAGATTTGTTGGCGGATGAAAAAGAAAGAGCAGAACATTTTATGCTCGTCGACTTAGCGCGCAATGATCTCGGAAAGGTTTGCAAATACGGCACAGTTGACACCTTTGAAATGTTAACTGTAACAAAGTTTTCTCATGTGATGCATTTAATTTCAAAGGTAAAAGGAGAACTAAAGGAAAGTACTCACCCAATCGACGCACTACTAAGTGCGCATCCAGCAGGAACTGTATCTGGAGCCCCTAAAATTAGAGCTGCTGAGATCATTCAAGAATTAGAGGTCGACTCTCGAGGAACGTACGCAGGAACAGTTGCTTACTGCAGCTTTAATGACACGATTGATTCCTGCATTGCGATTCGTACGATTCGTCTAAAAGAAAAGAAGGCATATATTCAGGCGGGTGCTGGTGTTGTTTACGATTCTGTCCCAGAGCTGGAATGGGAAGAAACAAGAAATAAAGCACTTGCTTTAATTAATGCGGTTCATCAAGCAAAAGAAAACTTTACACGAGAGGGGATTGAATTATGAATCACTTCATCGAACGGATTTTTGAACCTGAATCATTGACAGAGGAAGAAGCGAAAAGAACAATGCACCAGATGATGAGCGGAGCAATGACAGATGAACAAGTTTCTGCCTTATTATCCGTGCTACGTTACCGTGGAGAAACGGTGGCTGAAATGACCGGATTTGCGAAAGCGATGAGGGAAAAAAGCGTTCAAATCAACCATGACAAAGAGAATCTCATTGATACGTGCGGTACAGGAGGGGATGGTACAAACACGTTTAATATTTCCACAGCTGTTGCGATCTTACTAAGCGGAAGCGGTGTACCTGTAGCTAAACACGGAAATCGAAGTGTGTCATCGAAAACGGGCAGCGCCGATGTATTAGAGGAATTAGGCATTCCTATTCAAGCGACGAAAGAAGAAGCTGAAAGGATGATTGTAAAACATAATCTCTGTTTTATGTTTGCACCGGTGTATCACTCTTCAATGAAGCATGTAGCAAAAGCTAGAAAAGGACTCGGGGTAAAAACGATTTTTAATCTCCTCGGTCCCTTAACCAATCCTGCTCGGACAAAACATCAGCTCATTGGCGTTTACGATCAAACAGTAGCTCAAAAGATGGCAGAAACAGCGAGAAACTTAGGGGTGGATCGAGCTCTTTTCGCAACAGGGTCTGATGGACTTGATGAATTGACGATTACGGGTGCAAGCTCACTAACCGAATTACAGGGAAATAAAATATCTACCTATACTATCAAACCGGAAGAAGCCGGTCTTCAAAGGGGAACGCTAACAGATATCCAAGTCAGGAATAAGGAGGAAAGTGCTAACCTTATCCATGGCACTTTAGAAGGAAAAGGGAACTTAAGTGCAAGAAATGTCATTTTATTGAACGCAGGTGCTGCTCTTTATGTGTGTGGGGCAGCTAATACAATCGAAGAAGGGGTTACCGAAGCGAGGGTGGCATTAGAGAATCGAGCTGGTTACGAACAGCTTCAACGGCTGCAGACAACAAAAGAGAGGGGAGTTCTTGTATGATTTTGGATCATATCGTCGAGCAAAAACGGAAAGAAGTGAACAGGATCGTTCCTGAAAATCCAAGGCCCAAACGAAAGCGTTCATTTTTACAAGCACTAAAAAGACCCAATCGTCAAGGAGCTGTCATTGCAGAAATAAAAAAAGCAAGCCCTTCAAAAGGGACGTTTATCGAGCATTTTGATCCAGTAGCGATTGCTAGAGCATATGAACAGGCTGGTGCTGATGCACTATCTGTTCTTACCGATCAACAATTTTTTCAAGGAGACGCTTCTTATATAAAAAAAGTGAAATCTCATGTATCATTACCTGTTTTACGGAAGGACTTTATTATTGACCAAAGTCAGATCGATGAATCAGCTAACATTGGCGCTGATGCGATTTTATTAATTGCTGCGATTCTAAGTCCGCGTAAACTAATAGAGTTTCATGATTATGCGAGGTCGTTAGGGCTGGATGTGTTAGTAGAAGTTCATAGCAAAGAAGAACTTCACCGTATTCTTCAGGAAGGAACACCTGAGTTAATAGGAGTAAACAATCGAGATCTACAGACGTTTAAAACAAACCTTAACCATACGAAAGAGGTAGCCAAGCTGATCCCTCCGCAGGCCATTGCGATAAGCGAAAGTGGGATTCACAGTTGTCACGATGTTGAGCGTGTACTTTCATACGGAGCGAAAGGGATGTTGATTGGGGAATCTCTTATGCTTGCAGCGGATAAAATAAGCAAGTTGGAGGATTTGTTTAAAGTCAGGTAGCTTCGGGAGGAGAGATTTTGTGAAACAAGTAAAACTAAAATTCTGTGGTATTACAAATGAGGAGGATTTTGAAAAAGCTTCCAAATCACGAGCTGACTATTTGGGTGTTGTGTTTGCAAAGAGTAAGCGTAAGGTCACGGCAGATCAAGTAGCGGAATGGAGAAGAAAACACCCATTGCAAAGAAGCCAAAAGCTGATTGGTGTGTTTGTTAATGCAGATGAAGAAGAGATTGCCGCCATTGTAGACCAAGTGCCATTGAACGGTGTTCAATGCCATGGAAGAGAGTCAGCGGCAATGCTATCACGATTAAGGAAGCTCACTTCAGCGTTTGTCTTAAAAACGATTCACCACGAAAAGAATGGTCCAGAACTAATGGAAGAGTACCATCCTTTAGTAGATGGTTTTGTCGTTGATACAAAGGCGGAGCACGCATGGGGGGGAACAGGTCATTCCTTTGACTGGAATGCCGTTCCTTCTTATACAACAACTGCAACTAAGTTTCAAAAAGAATGTTTGATTGCCGGCGGGATTTCACCAGATAATATAGAGGAACTTTTAACCTACAACCCTATTGGGATTGACCTATCCTCAGGTATTGAAACAAACAGAAAAAAAGATGGAAGGAAGATGGCTCAGATGCAATCACATGTCAAGGCTAAATCCAGATATACTTTTCCGGATTCCCTCGGCCGGTTTGGCGATTTTGGAGGGAAGTATGTACCAGAGACGCTAATGCACGCCCTAACAGAATTAGAAGAGGCATATAAAACGATTAAAGAAGATGACACATTTTTTTCGGAACTTCATCATGAATGGGAGACGTATACGGGCCGTCCGACACCACTTACTTTTGCAGACAACCTTACGAATAAAATCGGTGGAGCAAAAATCTATCTTAAACGAGAAGACCTGAACCATACAGGTGCCCATAAAATAAACAATGCAATTGCCCAAGCTATTCTTGCCAAAAGAATGGGGAAAACAAAAATTATTGCAGAAACTGGTGCAGGCCAACACGGTGTAGCAACGGCAACAGCTGCAGCGCGCTATGGATTATCATGTAAAGTATTTATGGGAAAAGAAGACATGAAACGGCAACAATTAAACGTATTTCGAATGGAGCTGTTAGGGGCAGAAGTTATTGAAGTGACTAGTGGGAGTCAAACATTGAAGGATGCAACGAATGAAGCGATTCGCCACTGGGTGACCCATGTAGAAGATACGTATTATTTGATCGGATCTGCTGTAGGTCCTCACCCTTATCCGATGATGGTTCGAGATTTCCAAAGTGTCATTGGTAAAGAGAGTAAGAAGCAGATGCGAGAGAAAAACGGTACTATGCCAGATGAAATTGTCGCTTGTGTAGGAGGGGGAAGTAACGCTATTGGCATGTTTCATCCCTTTATTGAAGATGAAACAACGTTAGTCGGTGTCGAAGCCGCAGGGAAAGGTACAAAAACAAGCCAGCATGCTGCTACGTTAACTAAAGGAACGAGAGGTGTTCTTCACGGATCACTTTCTTATCTTTTACAAGATGAAGGAGGGAATATTACAGAACCTTATTCGATTTCAGCTGGGCTCGATTATCCAGGAATCGGTCCTGAACACGCCCACTTACGAGATATCGGCAGAGTAATATACGAAGCGGTAACAGATGAAGAAGCGATGACTGCATTGAAGATGTTAAGTGAAACAGAAGGTATTTTACCAGCCATTGAGTCTGCTCATGCATTGGCAGCTGCACTTAACAGGGCCAAGCAATTATCTACAGATCAGAAAGTACTTATTTGTTTATCAGGACGTGGAGATAAAGATGTACACACGATTAAATCATATGAAGAAGGAGGGAATAACTAATGGGCTATCTAGTGACTGAAGACTTTAAACAAAAACAGAATCTGTTTATTCCTTATCTAATGGCAGGAGACCCGGATCCTGAGGTTACAATTCAAGCAGCACTTACTCTTCAGCAAGCAGGAGCTGATGTGATAGAGTGGGGAGTTCCTTACAGCGACCCTCTTGCCGATGGCCCTGTTATTGAAAACGCGGCTAACAGAGCGCTTGCTAAAGGGATGAATATTGAAAAGGCAATTAACCTAGCAAAAAAAGCTCGCAATAGAGGACTTACTGTTCCGTTAGTATTATTTACCTATGTAAACCCTGTAATAGCCGTTGGTGAAGAAAAACTAGTTAAAAAGTTAAAGGAAGCTGAAATTGACGGGTTACTCATTCCGGATCTTCCATTAGAAGAAAGCAGAAGTCTTCGCGAACTCACGAAAAAGGAAGAAATTGCGCTGATTTCTTTAGTAGCTCCTACATCACATAAAAGGATAAAACAAATTGCAGAACAAAGTGAAGGCTTTCTCTACCTCGTCTCATCTCTTGGGGTGACAGGAACAAGAGATTCTTTTCAGAAAGGTATTACGGACATGGTTCACGAAATAAAAAAAATTTCTCAAATCCCGGTGGCAGTCGGCTTTGGAATCTCAAAAAAAGAGCATGTGAAAAAGTTTCATCAACTAGCCGATGGTGCTGTTATAG encodes the following:
- a CDS encoding UbiA-like polyprenyltransferase, coding for MRKFKIILEMIKFEHTVFALPFAFLGAVLSSLLISGNWPTVHHWIWITLAMVGARSAAMSLNRVIDANIDKKNPRTAARAIPAGLLSRLETGLFIFVSFLLLFFAAYQLNMLAVYLLPIAVFFLVIYSYTKRFTYLCHIVLGITIGIAPLGGWVGATGTLTWEAMLLFVGVAFWTAGFDVIYATQDAEYDRDVGLHSIPSRFGISNALWIAKVFHLVSFVAMLALFFATPLGLIFLLGVLIAGGIMMYEHSLVSPSDLSKVNVAFFTMNGIISIVMLIFTIGDLLL
- a CDS encoding UbiX family flavin prenyltransferase, which encodes MTQGKRVFTVGITGASGAVYGVRLVNALLKADHQVHLIVTEAGWQVFYHELNEDTTDRASCLERLFLNEKDLQIHTLQDFSAPIASGSYKNDGMIIIPCSMGTMAKIAQGISSNLLERTADVMLKEKRPLVIVPRETPLHSIHLGNMKIIGDMGGLIVPAMPGFYHQPQTLDDVINFVVGKVLDQLDVSHDLFTRWGE
- a CDS encoding menaquinone biosynthesis protein — encoded protein: MSLVIGEISYTNILPIFYYLNRPHLLKRGCSFVPQVPSELNRSMSEGSVDIGGISSFAYAENQETFQLLPQLSVSSARNVGSIFLFSKVPLSQLEGKTVALTSSSATSVHLLKIILGKFCELGVDYVTMEPDFERMMEYDACLLIGDDAIQTYWSNPEGIYRYDLGELWNERTGYPMTYAVVAARTGAIQRHSWLMKDLYDEMISSKKRAQRNHFRDMITSIQYEMGGDRHFWEHYFAGLNHDFTEKQREGLLYYYQLAYDMGFIVHPVRQLSLWQEAENWQSV
- the hepT gene encoding heptaprenyl diphosphate synthase component II, giving the protein MKLMEIYWFLRKDIATIEKELEQNIGAHHPVLKEASSHLLKAGGKRIRPAFVLLSGQFGTYDVNEIKNVAVPLELIHMASLVHDDVIDDAELRRGKKTIKAKWDNRVAMYTGDFMFARAVEMATYCKQQKVHEIISNAMVEMCVGEVEQISDQYNWNQHLKDYLRRIKRKTALLIAVSCQLGAVASGTDYVTRRQLTLFGYNVGMAFQITDDILDFVGTEKELGKPAGSDLKQGNVTLPALYAMDKNPELKEKIVACVKEGDLGESEIKNVITMIKETGAVIFSKQIADRYLLKAKEALHPLPDIQAKKALYEIAEYIGKRKF
- the ndk gene encoding nucleoside-diphosphate kinase yields the protein MERTFLMVKPDGVQRNLIGEIVSRFEKKGFTLAGAKMLAISKNLAETHYGEHKERPFFGELVDFITSGPVFAMVWEGDNVIDEARKMMGKTNPQEALPGTLRGDYGVQVSMNVIHGSDSEESAKREIELFFQKDELVSYEKTINKWV
- a CDS encoding CheR family methyltransferase, producing MNVDYLDFKKQIKQKAGIDLSLYKEAQMKRRLTSLREKRGYDTFSDYGMAMNKEPDLFEEFLDRMTINVSEFYRNPERWNILKSKILPRLLTSRRSLKIWSAACSTGEEPYTLAMLLNEIKSDERVKIEATDLDETILKRARAGFYPERSLKDMPREWKSQYFSREILGYRIDDTIKRTVSFRKHDLLNEPFNSGYDLIMCRNVLIYFTEEAKRNLYTKFANALNPGGVLFVGSTEQIFNPKAHGFETEDTFFYRKIKS